tactaaacaatcgtgcaaacaagttaataaatactaaacgatcgtttaacaacaATACACGATCGTATACAATAAAttgaacgatcgtttaaagatacTGATCATTTAAACCATcgtgcaaagaagttaataaatattaaaagatcgtttaacaCCAGCACATAATCATTTAAAGACGCTGATCATTTAAACCATCGTGCAaataagttaataaatactaaacgatcgtttaacacaAATACACAatcgtatataataaattaaacgattgtttatgtTTAAACCATCTTATccaatttgatacacgatcatttaaagataCTGTTCCTTTAAACCATCTTATTgaaattgatacacgatcatttttaGACGCTCATcgtttaaacaatcgtattgaatttgataaaaaatcgtttaaagatgcgaatcatacaaaatattgaaaattttcgtgttcataaagatgaacgatcatgttcatataacaaaacgattgtttgtatattgttaaacgatcatgttgatagaggtaaacgatcaagtatttcaatgaaaattatcctgaaaaacatcaaactatcgatcttcataatgattTACACATCTTAcagtgattcttaaaagttcaaaacaaataaaaaaccttaaattcttacaaacaacattcatactgaaatataaattcttgaatcaacgtaaacagtaatcaaaacctttaacgatcttcataaccaaatacaGAATGTCTTACAGTAATACCAACATATACTAAATGTTCTATCTTCACAcgaaatatataattttgaacgaaattttataatcaactaaatagttcaaagaaaaacgatatttagaatactcaccgAAACCAGAAAAACTAAGATGATATCAACAAAGCAGTATAcacgatcttgattgtccaagatgacaagaagagaaacgatgtTATCGAAGATAATAGATATCAGAGCGAATGTTGTAGAAAATTACGAAAAATAGCTTGAAATAGTTTGAATGATctagatgaaagatatataaaaaacgagatgaataactcggaaacgacgatcgtgaaaaaatcgacaagaagaagaaaatcatatttgaaatatcgttataaaagattaaggacaaataagaaattttgaaaaataatttgtGTGAATGAACTTGTTACCTTTGTTATTATTCCTAAACTTTAATTTTAGTTGTGCACGGCAGTTACGTAACAAATGGGTGAATGGGATTTTGTTTATCAAAGTCAACACTGGTTTGGTTCATGTATAAATCACAAATATTTATTTGTctatttatttatctatttatttatcttaataataataataataaaaaaagaaacagcCCAATTGCTACGGGAAGTGTGTAGTCATTTCCtttaattcctttttttttttgttatatttcatTTTGTCAACCATATAAAATGTTTAATGCATCTTTCAACTCcccaaatatatatttcatacaTCATTCAAACTTTGAAAGGTAGATGAGAAATCTCAAACCTTCAATTTTGTGTACAGTAGAGTCTCATTTTTAGCTtatatataatttgaattttgtgtTGTTTGATAGATTGATGCattatgttcttttttttttttaatttacaaaCTCTACTATACTTGAAATTTAAAGTCATAGATcttctccaaaaaaaaaaaatcaaatttatataattatatcaaatatacacgggttaatttttcaaaaattttgaatACTTGAAAGActtattaaatacaaaattaaaagttcaagtacatatatatatattagatattttttaaaaaatttaatacacaattattttttaaaaaatttaatacacaattattttttaaaaaatttaatacacAATTATTATTTGATTCCAACGTCTCGAGAAGGGAAAATATACTCCACCTTTACATGGCaaccaaattaaatttataattcgAAAAAGAACGTGATTTGTAAGATGGAAGGGTTTGCACACACTAATATGATATTACACATGCTCTAATGTTTAAGTTAGAAAGCGTAGAATTCTTTCTCCCTAAAGAACTATCCTAACATAGACATGTTTAATTGACTCTAGATTCTTCTATATTGGGTTAACAAAAAGCGCTAATACATTAACTTTTCCATAGCTTATTAGTTCCGTTCTTATCACAATTAAACCAGCATgataaatttgaagtttttctatAAATAACTTAACTAAAAGAATTGAAAGCCATGTTTTAGAGGACGATATTCAACTAAAGCTTTTCTAAATTATATCATGATTGAATGTGTGTGCTTGCGAGTTGTGAGCATCAAACAAACCAACAAAAATACGGATGCTTCGTGTATATTTTAAAgttatttatattatttgtaAGCATTAAGCAACATCACCGAAACTAAGTCAAGGAATTATGTTCTCATTTGAAGATAAAATATTCAAATTCCTATTCACATTATTAAaactgaaaagaaaaaaaaataaaaagttatatTCCCCCACCTTCAACTaaaagtttaattgaaagttaGAATAACATTGTTTTGTCCCATTCTAGTCCTCCTACATTTCAAATATCATTTTAGTTATTATATATTctgtaaattttaaattttaaatttaaagatatatatatatatatatattttattgaaaTGGATTAGAGATTAATAATCGATCGCTGTATTtccaaaatttataataaaaagaCTAATAAAACACAAAAAGTTATGTAGCAAATTATAGTGAACCAAACATTTTCAAGCCACACCAAACCAATTGTCAAAAGGAATTTAGTTCAAGTAATACAGCTATTGTTATCGATCTATAAATCGAAAACTTATCAAAGCATTTGAAAGTGTAACCATCGTTGTAAGGCAATTATGCTTTGTAAAGATGTAGTTTAGGTTTCAAAAGTAGCCTTTTATAGTTTAATCTAATTCAGTCGTGATCATTTGTGTGTTTAATAAACCTTcaatttatgtttaaaaaaaatgtatttgtaGGTACAATAGCTAGAGATTGAGCTGCATGAACTTGTTATCCCTTATGTTAATTGTTTTCGTTATGGTAGTTTTGTGGCTCACTCGAGAATTTTTGTCGAGCACCGTTTGAAAAGTATGTATGGGAGTTTTGTTTTTGGAATGGGTTATCTTCTATTCTGATTTGGAATGGAACTGTGTTGTTCAATTGTTTCAGAAATGAAgtttgtttttttcaaaaagaaaaaaggaaaaatggaTCCAAGTATAAAGTCcactttttagtttttatggtggtggtggtggtggacTATAAAGTACAAATATAAAGAAGATGGagtagaaaaagagagagagagagagagagaaaaaaaaaaaggtatataATCAACAATCATCGCATAGCATAACATTTAACATAGGGGAGTTATcattttgtttaagaaaaacaaagaaaaactcCAATCCAATACCTTTCTCTTCGACACAATCAAATACCATTCtcatttcttttcattttcccaTTCAAACACTAAACAAAATCACATCAACACTTTTCCTCTCTTTAGACTCTGTTTTGCTCTGCATGCCTCTTAAATGGGGAATCTCTGCGCCACATTCTCGCCGCCGAAACCACCGCCGACCACCCTACCAAACCCCGCTTCATTCTCCATTTCCACCAACCGATGGTCTCGTATGCGTTCTTCACGGAGACACAACGCCGGAGACTCGCTGACTTCCGACCAGGCTTTGGATGCCGCGGCGGCGCTTTTCCAGAAACCTCCACTCGATTGTTCTCTTTCGTTCGATCGCTCTACTTCGCTCCGCCAGCCGACTTCCGGTAAGAAGAATCGGAATGCCTTGCCGCGGAGTTCCAGTTCTCGGGCTCGCTCCCTTACTGACCCTCTCCTTCAACCTCAGCAGCTTGTTAATCAGGTTTGTTGAGTTTGAATTTGGTTGTGTGATTCTGATTCTGATTGGTATGGATGACCCCATTAGGTGTTTGATTGTTGAATAAGcgttaattgaaaattttatgttgtgGGATTGTCAAATTGTGCATTGTGGTTGGGAATTTCAACTTTGCCTGTGTGGATGGACTAATTTTAGCGGGAAATTTAATTGATTGGATCCTAATTAGAGCGTTTAAACATTCTAATCAATCAACGTACGATGAAGTGAATCATCCTTTTCGCATCCTGTATTTAATGAACTTTAGTGTAACTGAATGTTAAATTTGGACTTATTTAAACTACAAGGAGAATAATGGAAAATTAATTCTGTTAACGGAGGGGGAGAAGAGTGATAGTCTTAATTTTAGATTTCAATTTAGAATTAGAACGAGTTTATTGAGATATAGGAATGGCGTTTATATAGTTTTGATCTTCTACCCACTGGATTGTTCAAATTATCCATAAAGTTTTGCTGATTGTTTGTCTTTTTCACATATTGTTCCGAAAGGTTATTTTCTGAGTTTCCTGCCAAAAGAATTTATGGTTCTAATCAGTTACAAATTGACAGGACATAAAGCTAGATGACTTGGAAACAATTCACTTTGTTCTTGTCCACGGAGGTGGTTTTGGTGCATGGTGTTGGTATAAAACTATTGCCCTTCTGGAAGAAGCAGGATATCGGGCTACGGCGATAGACCTAACTGGGTCAGGAATTCATTCATTTGATCCAAATAGCATCACAGATCTCGCGCAATATACGCAGCCACTTACTGATTTCCTGGAAAAGCTTCCTGATGGTGAAAAGGTTTTATTGGTTTCCATCCTCCTAATCCAAGttacattatatatatacatgtatagAAATACGTTCTGTATGCATTGGCATTCATACATACGCGTGCTCATGGATGTTGAGAATACACTGTATTAACTATTAAATTTACTTGATCCCAATTTGTGGACCACCTCTCAGATCTAGTGGCGATTAACAAAAACGTTAGTTTGACAGTTTTTCTATTTCAATTGCCTGTTCTTTTTATTAAGCTATTGAATTTTGCACTTGACTTCCtctaaaattaatttgtttCATCTTCTTAACATATGTAGGTTATCCTAGTTGGGCATGATTTTGGTGGTGCTTGTATTTCTTATGCTATGGAATTATTTCATTCCAAGATTGCAAAGGCTGTTTTCATAGCTGCAGCAATGTTGAATGATGGGGAAAACACTCTTGATATGTTCTCCTTGCAGGTACTCACATTGCCtgatctaaatgattttgtaaCTTCAGGTTTGATTGAATATAGAAACTTGAATTTCATATAAATGATTCTGCGTATTGTACGTGTTGGAATGCTTTGAATCTGTTAGGGGGCGGTCCTAATTTATATTCATTTATGCATTATTTACAATTTTGGGCCTAGGAATTCCAGATGTGTCCGATATATCCTCTAACCCTGTTGGGGCATTTGAAATCTGTATTATTTATCTCTCCCTCTGCCAGAAAACGTAAATCTGTCTGTTGATTTCTTTATTGTTTACGatttctcactttcttgagTTGTCGGTTTTAAAACAGTGTGAAAGTAGCTTTCAAGAATTTAAATGCTGCTCTCTCTTCACTGTTGTTTTTGGCTTTTATTCGATGCTGCTAAGTCAATCTTTCTGCGTTCTTCCAGTCATGTTTATTTTAGTTTACCTATGCTTGAATCTATGCTAGGCTGGTTCGGGCGAAGTGATGCAACAGGCTCAAGTCTTTGTGTACTCAAATGGCAACGAAAATCCTCCAACAGCTATTGAATTGAAAAAACCATTGTTGAAGGACTTGTTCTTCAATCAAACGCCAGCCAAGGTAACTTTCGTTTTTGGTTGGAACCTTCTTAGAAAACTTAGTTGTATACCCTTCACTTTCGATAAGAGACATAGTCAATTGATCATTCCATTATCCAAATTCAGGATGTAGCTTTAGCATCTGTTTCGATGAGACCGGTGCCCTTCTCACCTGTGTTAGAAAAGCTACGCCTTTCAGAAACGAAGTATGGATCCGTGAGACGATTTTACATTCAAACACTTAACGACAATGCCATACCTGTCCCAATCCAGGAGAGCTTGATCGAGAGAAACCCTCCAGAACAGGTCTTCTATCTCAAGGGTGCAGATCATTCCCCCTTTTTCTCAAAACCTCAGGCTCTACATAGATTATTTGTAGAAATCTCAAAAATCCAAAGATCTTAGAAACCAGTCTCTCTCACCAGCTAGATAGATTGATGGGTTTGCATTGAAAGTTTCTTCGATTTTTGCTTTATTGATATCCATGTGAATGAATAAAGTTGGTGGGACTTCATTGAAAGAGGATGAAATGAAAGGGCCTGATCTTGCCAcctcattttctttttgttattattattattattattattattattattattattaattttttttattatatatttattgtaaagGCAATGAGGTTACAAGATGAGAATCATCTGGTCCCAAAATTGACTGTTTATTGACCATAATTGGAGAATACAGTCCAAAATTTGGGTCTTGTTACCTTTTTATATTGTATTGAACTCTCAATAATATGAATGGTATTGGAGCTTTTGAAAATTCAGAATACAAATTAGATGTTCCTTCCTCTTGCttctgtttttattttattctatttttccttttctaagAGAAGATAACTGCATCTCTATAACCTGAAAATTCTATTTTACTCTAAATTTGAGATTCTCACATTGCCCTAATGAAGCTTCTTTGTACACCTCTACCTTAAGTTAGGGGTTTGGACTCTGTGTGGTGAGGTGAGGTGAGAAATAAAATAGTGATATAATTTTATTAccttaattttcataaatatagcaaatggacaaaatatttaatgctcgtaacaaaatgaaaaattcCATGAAATTgatcatttattttaaatattccaagtttgccctttctttttatattttttctctTCCACTCTGCGATTTGTTTTTcctttccatcgtttttttcTCTCCtgcaattttttataaatatttttgtttgcccttctttccatcttctttcttttgcaattttttttctttacatcgTCTTTTACtcttattttgtaatttttattttctttttaaattattatttggttcaagattgtgtaccaaatataaaagagtttttttttcaaatgccaaat
This region of Cucumis melo cultivar AY chromosome 7, USDA_Cmelo_AY_1.0, whole genome shotgun sequence genomic DNA includes:
- the LOC103487502 gene encoding putative methylesterase 11, chloroplastic: MGNLCATFSPPKPPPTTLPNPASFSISTNRWSRMRSSRRHNAGDSLTSDQALDAAAALFQKPPLDCSLSFDRSTSLRQPTSGKKNRNALPRSSSSRARSLTDPLLQPQQLVNQDIKLDDLETIHFVLVHGGGFGAWCWYKTIALLEEAGYRATAIDLTGSGIHSFDPNSITDLAQYTQPLTDFLEKLPDGEKVILVGHDFGGACISYAMELFHSKIAKAVFIAAAMLNDGENTLDMFSLQAGSGEVMQQAQVFVYSNGNENPPTAIELKKPLLKDLFFNQTPAKDVALASVSMRPVPFSPVLEKLRLSETKYGSVRRFYIQTLNDNAIPVPIQESLIERNPPEQVFYLKGADHSPFFSKPQALHRLFVEISKIQRS